The proteins below are encoded in one region of Phaseolus vulgaris cultivar G19833 chromosome 1, P. vulgaris v2.0, whole genome shotgun sequence:
- the LOC137816103 gene encoding uncharacterized protein, translating to MDGFPSHYASCSYSHDEVNRKNTKDNKMMSSYSYEPPRSGGGNMSVSKSKSSWWWNEAERKRKRRVTKYKLYATEAKIKHSFKKGFRWFKIKCIKIVSNL from the coding sequence atggATGGGTTCCCGAGCCATTACGCTTCATGCTCTTATTCACACGACGAGGTGAATAGGAAGAACACGAAGGACAACAAAATGATGAGTTCGTATTCCTATGAACCACCTCGTAGTGGCGGCGGGAATATGTCGGTGAGCAAGTCAAAGAGCTCGTGGTGGTGGAATGAGGCCGAAAGGAAGAGAAAGCGAAGAGTGACTAAATACAAGCTTTACGCGACGGAAGCCAAAATCAAGCATTCTTTCAAGAAAGGGTTTCGCTGGTTCAAGATCAAATGCATCAAGATCGTGAGCAATCTCTAG
- the LOC137814913 gene encoding calmodulin-binding protein 60 B-like isoform X1, protein MVSTGKSLKRQRSGKVPIQDHKRSYGDTKQESVGGLRNVINALWLSDHSSYLETFVRRVVREVVEKKFQVQARLPPRKMVNQAGISGAKPLKLCFLNKLPKTIYTRSNIIAEDESLLQIALFDLRTKSVVKEGPLSSLKVEICILNGEFGSDGSEEWTEDEFNSNISREREGREPLLIGERFITLENGVACIPKIAISDNSRWQRSRSFRIGVKGVPPNSNGEKIQEGRSEPVIVKDNRGECYKKHCPPSLDDELWRLKKIAKEGAIHKQFSLHGIHNVKDLLRLYITNESSVYKMLGGIRKKSWLAITEHAKTCVIDDYKLYSYHSEEHQIGLLFNSIYILVGVTFNWQNYYSPDTFTPQEKHLVEIVKQQAYKNVNNLKMIDETKLNCLTLAACLEKERQSGTTDQGLQHMDISTAQDQPVTYPGYSQPSISTSYTNEGMHDSQVYADPLPDTGEMPHNSHVLEEFSSEMYTEGDSCHFNGSCFPFLEGGYSIENESSDIQFIDGCPHYATWEPKNNILFGSCDGEEFNSYSTFINSSVDISSSGKPKAAWCKIGFVLKWVISVKRHAAAKRNAQLSYHVLPCNY, encoded by the exons ATGGTATCAACAGGGAAATCTCTTAAGAGGCAACGCAGTGGCAAAGTTCCAATTCAGGACCATAAACGGAGCTATGGTGATACAAAACAAGAGTCAGTCGG TGGCCTGAGAAATGTAATCAACGCACTGTGGCTGAGTGACCACTCATCCTATTTGGAAACTTTTGTGCGAAGAGTG GTTAGAGAGGTGGTGGAAAAAAAATTCCAGGTCCAGGCTCGTCTACCTCCAAG AAAAATGGTTAATCAGGCTGGCATATCCGGAGCCAAACCCTTAAAGTTGTGTTTTCTTAATAAGTTACCTAAAACAATTTATACTCGGTCTAATATAATAGCAGAAGACGAATCACTCCTTCAAATTGCTCTATTTGATCTTAGAACTAAGTCTGTAGTAAAGGAAGGTCCCCTTTCCTCACTAAAGGTAGAGATCTGTATTCTGAATGGTGAGTTCGGATCTGATGGTAGTGAGGAGTGGACAGAAGACGAGTTCAATTCCAATATCTCACGCGAAAGAGAAGGTAGAGAGCCACTTTTAATTGGAGAGAGGTTTATTACTCTAGAAAATGGAGTTGCTTGTATCCCTAAAATTGCCATATCTGACAACTCGAGATGGCAAAGAAGCAGAAGTTTCAGGATTGGAGTTAAAGGTGTGCCACCAAATTCCAATGGAGAAAAGATTCAGGAGGGTAGAAGTGAGCCTGTTATTGTGAAAGATAACAGAGGAGAGT gCTACAAGAAACACTGCCCTCCATCCTTGGATGATGAATTATGGCGCTTGAAGAAAATTGCTAAAGAAGGAGCAATCCACAAACAATTTTCTTTGCATGGAATTCACAACGTGAAGGATCTCTTGCGGCTGTACATAACCAACGAATCATCAGTATATAAA ATGCTTGGAGGCATTCGAAAGAAGTCATGGTTAGCAATCACTGAACATGCCAAAACCTGTGTGATAGATGATTACAAGCTCTACAGCTATCACTCAGAAGAACATCAAATAGGCCTGCTATTCAATTCCATCTACATCCTCGTGGGAGTGACATTTAATTGGCAAAATTATTATTCACCAGATACTTTCACTCCCCAAGAAAAG CATTTGGTGGAAATAGTGAAGCAGCAAGCTTACAAAAATGTCAACAATTTGAAAATGATTGATGAAACTAAATTGAACTGCTTAACTCTAGCTGCATGTCTAGAGAAAGAAAGACAGTCTGGCACTACAGATCAAGGTCTGCAACACATGGATATCTCAACTGCACAAG ACCAACCAGTAACATACCCAGGTTATAGTCAACCATCTATCTCTACTTCATATACTAATGAAGGAATGCATGACAGCCAAGTTTATGCCGATCCACTGCCAGACACAGGAGAAATGCCGCATAATAGTCATGTGTTAGAAGAATTTTCCTCTGAAATGTACACTGAAGGGGATAGTTGTCACTTTAACGGATCGTGTTTCCCATTCCTTGAAGGTGGATATTCAATAGAGAATGAAAGCTCAGACATTCAATTCATAGATGGTTGTCCTCATTATGCAACATGGGAGcccaaaaataacattttatttgGTTCTTGTGATGGAGAAGAATTTAACAGTTATTCTACTTTCATAAATTCTTCTGTGGACATATCAAGTAGTGGCAAACCCAAAGCAGCGTGGTGTAAGATTGGTTTCGTTCTGAAATGGGTGATATCAGTGAAAAGGCATGCAGCTGCCAAAAGGAATGCTCAGCTATCATACCATGTTTTACCATGTAACTATTAG
- the LOC137814913 gene encoding calmodulin-binding protein 60 B-like isoform X2, which produces MVSTGKSLKRQRSGKVPIQDHKRSYGDTKQDGLRNVINALWLSDHSSYLETFVRRVVREVVEKKFQVQARLPPRKMVNQAGISGAKPLKLCFLNKLPKTIYTRSNIIAEDESLLQIALFDLRTKSVVKEGPLSSLKVEICILNGEFGSDGSEEWTEDEFNSNISREREGREPLLIGERFITLENGVACIPKIAISDNSRWQRSRSFRIGVKGVPPNSNGEKIQEGRSEPVIVKDNRGECYKKHCPPSLDDELWRLKKIAKEGAIHKQFSLHGIHNVKDLLRLYITNESSVYKMLGGIRKKSWLAITEHAKTCVIDDYKLYSYHSEEHQIGLLFNSIYILVGVTFNWQNYYSPDTFTPQEKHLVEIVKQQAYKNVNNLKMIDETKLNCLTLAACLEKERQSGTTDQGLQHMDISTAQDQPVTYPGYSQPSISTSYTNEGMHDSQVYADPLPDTGEMPHNSHVLEEFSSEMYTEGDSCHFNGSCFPFLEGGYSIENESSDIQFIDGCPHYATWEPKNNILFGSCDGEEFNSYSTFINSSVDISSSGKPKAAWCKIGFVLKWVISVKRHAAAKRNAQLSYHVLPCNY; this is translated from the exons ATGGTATCAACAGGGAAATCTCTTAAGAGGCAACGCAGTGGCAAAGTTCCAATTCAGGACCATAAACGGAGCTATGGTGATACAAAACAAGA TGGCCTGAGAAATGTAATCAACGCACTGTGGCTGAGTGACCACTCATCCTATTTGGAAACTTTTGTGCGAAGAGTG GTTAGAGAGGTGGTGGAAAAAAAATTCCAGGTCCAGGCTCGTCTACCTCCAAG AAAAATGGTTAATCAGGCTGGCATATCCGGAGCCAAACCCTTAAAGTTGTGTTTTCTTAATAAGTTACCTAAAACAATTTATACTCGGTCTAATATAATAGCAGAAGACGAATCACTCCTTCAAATTGCTCTATTTGATCTTAGAACTAAGTCTGTAGTAAAGGAAGGTCCCCTTTCCTCACTAAAGGTAGAGATCTGTATTCTGAATGGTGAGTTCGGATCTGATGGTAGTGAGGAGTGGACAGAAGACGAGTTCAATTCCAATATCTCACGCGAAAGAGAAGGTAGAGAGCCACTTTTAATTGGAGAGAGGTTTATTACTCTAGAAAATGGAGTTGCTTGTATCCCTAAAATTGCCATATCTGACAACTCGAGATGGCAAAGAAGCAGAAGTTTCAGGATTGGAGTTAAAGGTGTGCCACCAAATTCCAATGGAGAAAAGATTCAGGAGGGTAGAAGTGAGCCTGTTATTGTGAAAGATAACAGAGGAGAGT gCTACAAGAAACACTGCCCTCCATCCTTGGATGATGAATTATGGCGCTTGAAGAAAATTGCTAAAGAAGGAGCAATCCACAAACAATTTTCTTTGCATGGAATTCACAACGTGAAGGATCTCTTGCGGCTGTACATAACCAACGAATCATCAGTATATAAA ATGCTTGGAGGCATTCGAAAGAAGTCATGGTTAGCAATCACTGAACATGCCAAAACCTGTGTGATAGATGATTACAAGCTCTACAGCTATCACTCAGAAGAACATCAAATAGGCCTGCTATTCAATTCCATCTACATCCTCGTGGGAGTGACATTTAATTGGCAAAATTATTATTCACCAGATACTTTCACTCCCCAAGAAAAG CATTTGGTGGAAATAGTGAAGCAGCAAGCTTACAAAAATGTCAACAATTTGAAAATGATTGATGAAACTAAATTGAACTGCTTAACTCTAGCTGCATGTCTAGAGAAAGAAAGACAGTCTGGCACTACAGATCAAGGTCTGCAACACATGGATATCTCAACTGCACAAG ACCAACCAGTAACATACCCAGGTTATAGTCAACCATCTATCTCTACTTCATATACTAATGAAGGAATGCATGACAGCCAAGTTTATGCCGATCCACTGCCAGACACAGGAGAAATGCCGCATAATAGTCATGTGTTAGAAGAATTTTCCTCTGAAATGTACACTGAAGGGGATAGTTGTCACTTTAACGGATCGTGTTTCCCATTCCTTGAAGGTGGATATTCAATAGAGAATGAAAGCTCAGACATTCAATTCATAGATGGTTGTCCTCATTATGCAACATGGGAGcccaaaaataacattttatttgGTTCTTGTGATGGAGAAGAATTTAACAGTTATTCTACTTTCATAAATTCTTCTGTGGACATATCAAGTAGTGGCAAACCCAAAGCAGCGTGGTGTAAGATTGGTTTCGTTCTGAAATGGGTGATATCAGTGAAAAGGCATGCAGCTGCCAAAAGGAATGCTCAGCTATCATACCATGTTTTACCATGTAACTATTAG